In the Pleurodeles waltl isolate 20211129_DDA chromosome 3_1, aPleWal1.hap1.20221129, whole genome shotgun sequence genome, AGTGGGGGAGTTTAGCAAATGAATCTGACACATTGTCAGATGGCAAAGGTCCACATAGGCTGGGATCACCAGTGTCATGAATGTAAGGAAGATATGCATGAGATGAACTGgggttacaagtaagtaacttttccttctttcttacttTGTTGGGACAGTTGTTAAAAACAATAGTGCAAACTGTGTTTAATGCTTAGCTGTTCTTGTTTTGCCATTTGAATTATGGATATAGTTTTAATAGACTTGTTAAGGTTTTGCTGTAGTTCCTCACTTAAAATGgtgattacaaccattccacttATTCTATGTAATGTTGTGCATGGAGAGGAGATGTAGCctagcagctacagctgctgacatTTGAGTCTGAGCTCTGACTCTTGATTCAACCAGGTGttgttttgggcaaatcacttactccccctgtacctgtgtgtgtaatgtgtatgttttattgGTGTAACACCCACTCCTCATACAGGATCTTGTAGATAGTCCCCAAGTCCCCAAAGTAATGTATGGTGCGCTGTTGCTTCTGAGCTTGGGTCACAATAGATAAGCAaacctactttatttttgtgtttttactacATCATCTTGTGCATATTCACCCATAAACTCAATTGGGAAGTACTTAATGCTGTCATTGTTTCTCTTTGCAGCCAACACCTCATCACATAAAAGTGGATCTGGAGATTCTCATGAGGGAGGTACATCAGGTGACAATCGTCAAGAGACCACCTCTACCCCAGCCTCCGGGACATCAGCACAGGCTACAAGCACAGAGACAACGCTGCCATCATCTGAACCACCTACCACCATGCGACCAAGCTCAACAAGCCTCTTCCCTATTTCTCCTTCGTATGGTTCCTCCCCTAGAAGCCTTGACTGGATGCTaaaccccacatctaaaaaaacagAGGGTGCTTTTCGGGTTAATAGTTCCTTCACACCCAGAGCCGTTCAGGTTCAGAACATTGCAAGCGGAAGTAGACTTGGCTTAAAAACAACTGAGTCCCCTCGATTTAATGGGAACAATAAAAAGGCTGTTGCCTCAAACACTTTGGAAGGAAATGGCAACCAGGGCTCCACCTCTAGGGTGGCATCAGCAGCTCATCCCCCTGAACCCGGTGCCAAGAGAATAGATCTGTCTGAATTGCCCAGGATACCAAAGATAAGGCGGGAAGTGACCATTGACAATCCAGAAACCATAGTTGGAAAAGGTGGCAATAGCATCTCAGATACCTGTACGAGTAGAGTCACTGGGAAGGGGGACAGCCGCCGACCATCTAGGTTTAGTGATGTGGAAACTATTAAACAGAGCACTAAAGACTCTCAGGAGCTACTAATGCATGTAGGTGCTTTGACCACTCCAAGTACTTGCAGTAGCTCTGTACCTCATGTATCGGGTGAAAAAGTTCCAGATCCATCTGGTATGAGTACCACTGGCCTAAAAATTACAATAAACGCTGGTGCTGGGCTATCTAATAGACTATTCAGCCCAAGCACATCAAGTCCCTTCCGACCTATGGACAGTAAAGCACAATCTAAACCTGACCCTGTACCGGTTTGCCccattaacaaaaaagaaaaaacgcaAAAAAATGAAATCTATGACCCATTTGACCCAACAGGTTCTAATTCGAGTTCTGAATGCAGTAGCCCAGAAAGGGAAGAGCCTTCTGTGTCTACGCCAGAATGTATCAAAACCTCTCCAGACATCAACAGATCTCTTCCAGAAGTCACACGAGTTGTTCCAGAAGTCTCTCGGATTGCTCCGGAAGTTGCCAGGACATCTCCGGAAGTTACCAGGGTCATCCCAGAAGTTACCAGGGTCATCCCAGAAGTTACCAGGGTCATCCCAGAAGTTACTAGGGTGTTCCCAGAAGTTACCAGGACGTTCCCAGAAGTCACCAGAAAACTTCCAGAAGTCACAATGACTTTTCCAAAAGTGACTATGAAGTTCCCAGACGTTACCAGGAAATTCCCAGATGTCACTCGAAAGTTCCCTGAGGTCACAAGGAAATTCCCAGAAGTCACCAGAACGTTTCCAGAAGTCACCAGGACATTTCCAGAAGTCTCCTTGAAGTTTACAGACGTAACAAGGAAATTACCTGAAGTAACAAGGAAGTTACCTGAAGTTACTAGAACCTTTCCTGAGGTTTCCAGTAAGGTCCCTGAACTAACTCGTAAATTTCCAGGAATTAGCAGAACAATTCCTGAAGTTACAAGAACATTCCCATCTGATGAAACGAAACCTGGAGCATTTAGAAGCTTTCGGTTACTAAATGCCTCTTCAAAGGTTGGGTCATCTGGTTTGGGTTCTGATTTTTCTGATGTGCCATCTGCAAACAAGTCAGTTCGTGATGTTCTTTTTGATGATACGATCAAAGATGGCAGTTCAGCAACTGAAATTGATAGAGACATAATAAAAAGGGATGTAGAGCAAGACAAAGTAGGTGGAACGGGGCCCTTTAAAAACTTTCATGCTTCTGTGACTTTAAAGATGACTCCAGAAAGAACAAAGAGTACAGAAGGCCATAGCACATGGGGTGATGCAGATGAACGAACTGTGATGAGTGCAAAATCAGAACCTTTTACTCAACAGAGTAAGAACAAACAGCAGAAGGCTAAAAGGGCACACAAAGATTTAAGATCCCCATCACGTTCACGATCAGACTCTAGTTCCCGCAgtaggaagaggcacaaaaaggatAAGAAGCTAATTTCAAAAGAGCgaaaaagaaagaaatcaaagtCTAGATCCAGATCGTTTTCAAAAGAACGAAATTCAAGATCTGCTTCTTGGACAACAGAAGACGAGCGTGTGAAAAAGACCAGACATAAGAACAAGAGCAGAAAGGTGTTCAGTGACCACTCAAGCTCAAGCAGCCATGAGCGGtctaagaaaaagaaaatgaaggagctgaagaaaaacaagaaaaagagtTCCTCGTCCAAGGACAGAAGGAAAACCAGGTCAAGGTCAGCTAGCTATGGGAGCTCATCATCTGAGTTTTATGAggctaaaaaaaagaagaaaaggagatctAGGTCACGGGAAAGATCTCGGTCAAGCAGTGTTGACAGAGATAAAAGACGAAAGCGTAAAGCTGAGAAGATTTACAGTCACTATGACAAAGAAGACAGCAGGTCAAGGACAAGAGAGCGACGAAGGTCTAAGGAGAAAAAGAAAGTCAGGTCGAGATCAACATCCCCAGAGGTCTTCAAGGATTTCAGGCATGCAAGGTCAAGGGAAGAATGGCAGCCACATAAGGAAAGGGAAGTTGAATCTGCAGAAGCATCTCTATCCCCTCATCGTGTGGTTAAGCTAACTGGCACTTATGGTGACAGTGTTCCCAAGTTGACAGTCTCCTATGTTGAACATATTCCCAAAAGGACTGTGCATTCTTTAGTTGTACATCCAGAGAATAAAGATCCCTTAGCAGTGGAAAGGAGCAAAGATTCATCTGATGCTAGCTTTGAAACAGATAGTGATGTAGAGACTTCTTCTGGTGAAGAAAAAGAGTTGAAAGATGGGGTCAAACCACCTATCAAGGAGCTTTCCAGCGAAGCTGTGTCTGTCTCAGGGGAGAATGAAAATTCTCATAGCGGGTCTTCAGACTATTTGCACAGCTCTCCAAAGTTAGAGACAACATGCAGCACTGGGTCTGTCACAGTTAATATAAACAGCCAGAGTACCCATGATATGATAACTGATAAAGGAGACAACGCTGATCATTGTTCACTTccagtagaatgttcagaaatggagGCTGTTGAGTCTAGCCATGAGCTGATGCAGACCCcaccagagcacagagttatggagGATACAATTGAAGATGACATGGGAAGTCCTTTGACAGTTGAAAAGGTGGATGATGATGTGGACAAAATGCTAGATGATAATCTAAGCATGATTCACAGTGTTTGCTCCCTGGTGGGCAAAGGTGCAGTTAATGTAGTGACAGATGATGTGCCCATTATGTCAAACTCTGGGGCACAAGAAATGTCTGCCGATGAGGTGCCCGACACATCAAACAATTGTGAGCACATTACATTAGATGATAGGATGCATAGTACAGTGGCAGTTGCCTCAAACAATGTACTGGATGGTGATACACAGGACACAGTTACTGATCACACGTCCAGCATTGTAGTCGGTGTGGTACCTGACACGTTGGATGATGAGGCACCCAGTGTGCTTGGGGAAGGCATGAATGAAATGAGCAAAGGCATGGATGATAAAATGGGTGAAGCCTCACAGAACTTGGGGGACGTGTCTAACAAGTTTGTGGATGACCTTCTTGAGCTGGACAATGATGCACACAAGACGGAGTGTGGTAATGTGGACAGTGAAGTGGGTGATCATGTCAAAGAAAGGATAATTGAAGATGCAGACAAAGAGGTGAATGAGGGTGGAAATGTAGATGCAGTTGAGGGTGACCAGATGGTTCATTTTTCTAGTGAGCCAGTTTATGATTTTGCTAGCAGACAAAGTCTTGATGGAGCTGGCCATCAATCAACAGTTTTTTTGGGGAAGGTGGTGGAGGATGTTCCTGAACAAAAGGACAGTTGTGCTGGTTCTGGGGCTGAGGGTTTTGTTAGTGAAGAAGTGGAAAGGTTCTCCTGTCATGTGACAGAAGATGTTGCTCTTCACCAAGTGGACCAGATTTCTGTTAATCAGATGAATGAACATTCTGCTGACAAGATAGATGAACTAGCCAGTCAACAAACTGGGGAAGTTATTGGTCAACACATGAACAATGTTTCTGGAAGTGTAGATAGTTTTGCTGGACGCCCCATGGAAGATTTTGCTAGGCACCTTTTGGAAAAATTGGCTGGCCATGGCATGGTCGATTTTTCTGACCACCAAGGGGACAGTTCTTCTGTCAACCAAGTTGTCAAGATTCCTGGCATCGGCACAGATGATGTTGCCGATTATCAGGAGGAGGATGTTGCTGGCTATCAGGAGGATGATTTCACTGGTGATCAGTCTGAGATGGAGTCATCTTTTCAAAGTTCTACTCAGAAATCCAAAACGCATGTAAAAAGGGTCACCTGGAACTTGGAAGAAGAAGACGATGACACATCCACGTCAGAAAAGGCTTCAAGTAAGGAAATTATTGTACTTATTATTTTGAATACACATGGGGAGAAGCATTTGATTTTGACTCTGCAACCCTATAATTCAGTAGACAGTCCAactctgcaaatagaaaaaaagaatcatgaacatgtatgaaaagctTTGAGAGAGTGCTGGGGTGTGCTTCTAATGAGGGGAAATCAATGCTGAGGGTATGAAATAGGTTAAACATAGCATAATAAGTTTGTGGGAGTCTTTGACAAAAATTACTAGTACACTCGCATATTCCACATTTATCATGTTCCATTATAATTTATTTACAACAAATTATTAaatttagcaaaatattttttacaacactTTTATTCTTTCAAGTCACTACAAAAGATTGATCTAATGGTTGTAACAAAAATATTTATTCTGAAAAATACTTTCAACGCAATATATTTCGGTCATCATTTATTCTGTTCCATCCAAGGTGTATTAAACAGCATTTATAAATTGTCAGCTAACAGTGGGTCATGACGTAACATGCTGCTTCTTCAGGGCTCACTTCCAAACTTAATGTGGAGTATTATAGCACATTGTCCTCTAACCAAATATAGAGTTAAAGGACTTctataagtgtaggaaagtgcctcttttgacatggttagcccccactttttgtctggcatTTTATGccgtttcaaagttgttagtgcccagagcccctgattaccaggttccctgggccagatctctttcccaaaactgttgtgatgcattggcacaattggaaactcctttaggtgccactataagtccctagtaaattgtactaagATACCCAGGCATGAAGTACTAAAGGTTGGCACCTGAGGGCAGCAACACAGCTTGTACCACTCTCAGGgatcatgcatccaagtgcacccagcactgccattgcaggctaagtgTACTGGTGCAATTCTAATTTTCAGACCTGGggtggcacacaacctgtgtgctctgtccactacacactgcatgaaaTATAGGTAAGATACCCCTGTGACAGGCCTTTCAACCTTACATCAGGGTGCACAATACTGCATCTGTGGGCATAAATACATGAGCGATATGCCCCCACTATGTCaatgccaaacctggggcatagtaagtgacCAGAGCAGCTATTTCACATGCATGTGCTTGAACACTGCTCAGTACGACATTCACAGCTAGATgaaggccactctgcaccctggtttgtttgttatcaaacaactcaaaatgctaaatccaaactggtaccattattggatttattacaaaatgtacccacagGTACCCGTAGAGTTGACCCCCTGTGAAAATTaaccaccctggcatagttgctggccGGTCCCAACcattctgccaccactagacaagattctggaaccctggggtgagagcctgtgctctcttggtccagagaacaaagcccctCCTGGGCAGAGACGTTACACCTCCTCCGCCAgggatgtgcacagccctgcctatgagcttcaaagggcttacagcccttgaaactcgacccctagccctgctgctagcagcatgtggCTGCCCCTGTTCCATACctccacttttggctggagcaatggTAGGAACATGCACACAGAactggaggagtggccaccccaacttgcaccacccttaaggtgttgctTGCGAGAtgacctccatttcattttcctccatcttgcatggtagaaaaatagcctatcggggatagggaagtgacccctgcccACAGTGAAGTTATCACATAGTGAGTGTTGCCACCCTAAAGTAGacaacccattggtcactactaggtactcccctaaatgcccactaaatgcagtatatagtgggcacccctagacctgcagattagATTCCAAGGACACCTGAAGACCAGCAATAAAGAAgaaccaaggcttgagaactgcattACTGTTGCCCAAAGAAAAAGGCGCtaaccctgcctgctgtacccaggaaTTGACAATTGCCGATGAGGGGTTGCTCAGACATTGGTCTGACTCTAAAGAACCCCCAGAGGAActctactctttaaaaaaaaaaaaaaaaattgccaacaaTCTACctccagagtgaagacatcactctcctgcaacaaactccaaaagaccagtgaagttcagttcactgaccggctgttgACCAAGGACCCTACACCGCAGTCCAAATTTTACCAGATGCCCCTTGAGGACAAAAGCTGCATGCGTGCCAAGTTTGGGGCACTGCGacttccagtggctgaaccgtgcaatagttCCAGATACCGGTCACTCAATGTTGGACACCAGGaaggaaagtccactccagactctaaaaggaccaggaggaagcaccatttgagggacttcagaaaccaccagaaccacccaccagcGTGGCCCTGCTGACGTCCAAGCGGCCCTCAAAgttacctacctcctgcttctaaaGGCACCTTTGCGCACATCTCCTGGCTCATCTGTCTGCTCTGCACTCGGCCCCCCTGGTCCCTGCACCAaataaccagctgtgctctaaggggcCATTGAGACCTCTACAGTCCaatgggacccaccggactcaccttgatgTTCCCCCTGTGCACTCCTTTTCCAAGTAgtcccccgcagtggtcctgcaccagctccaagacttttcaGCAGCTGTTCATGCTAAAACCGGGAACTGCCCGAACTCCTCCAGCTGGTCCTCTGGACTTCTTGACGATCTCTATTTATATGCAAAAGGAGAGATTGGTAAATGCATTGTCTGatttgatatatatttttaaagttttctcccattgattcgtATGGTGCATAATTTCACATAAAGAAAAACTTTTTGGTAACctgtgaaaaatcataacttaaaattacttacctgattttgatgatcttggtcttaaacgttttataaaaatctgaagtcattttgtaaattggttttgagttattcctttgagtgtgtctcttcatttattaatactgtgagtacaacaaatgctttgcacttctccaagctaccataaaaattatagCATTAGGTAGTTTAGTTTGTACCACTGTAAATTAGCGTctggttgcctggactctctgcactgtgtgcatggttttgcacactacatagacagCCAGCCTCCTACTATAAGGTTTCACAGTTTCCTGATTTTCACATATTCAATGCCCACTGGTTTGCTCTACCACTTAAGCCTTTCTTTACCCACTTCTGCCAGATCAACCCCATACATTCAATTTTCATGCACTGTTTTCAAATCAGAACGTATACCATCCAGTTATGTGTATATTTCCACATCTGTCTCCTGATGCATTGCCCATTACTCATGTTCAGCTCAACTAGTAGACTCAAGTGATAGAGCTAACCTGTAGGAATTAAATATGTGGAAATCAGGAAACTCTAAAACCTTATAGGAATCTTTTACCTCTATATTTGGTTAGAGGACAACTTTATCATTTTGGAACGTTTAAGAATCTGTATTAGTGGAACATAATATGTTGACTATGTTCATGTACAAGTGATTTTTGTCCAAGCTCCCTGCGAACTTTAGTATATGTGTTAATTATCGACCTGATCGGACCCCAGTCCAGTAGCTAGAAGCTCAGCACAGGGCAGATACATTTGCCCAAAACCTTTTGATATAGCGTAATTGTACATACCCCTGAAGAGTCCTATTGCTGTTTTTATGTGGTTAAATGAAAGAAGTCTTTCCATTTTTACGAAGTTTGGATCCCCCTGGTCTGGCTAATTTTCCCCTTGGAGCTCTGCCCTCCTCTAATTTTCTGACCGTTCAATTTCTCTAATCACCATGCAAATCTTAGTAATGTTGCTTTGCTTCAGAGTGCAggctacatgtacttatacataccaaaacagaaataaaaacatttgtttaGCAGCCACATAAGCATACCTTGCGGAGGACACTTTTGTGTATGAGTACTTGTACAAAGCTCACACCTCTGCAAATTTGAGAAGCTTTAGTTCAAGGTTTTACTTCTCACTAAAAATGTTTTGCATTAGATTTTACTCTACTCCAACAAAATATGTTAGAGCATAATTCCACTTTAAAAATTCtactttacattttattctgcaaACCCTATCTTCTCTTGTAGGGAATTTCCATATATAGTCATATGCACTGAATAACTGTACCCACATGCGGATACCCCAGACCAATTTTTCACAATATAGCTTCTTAAGTGCAGGTGTTTGCCTTTCTTCTGGAAGGCTGCAGTCACTTTAGAGAGAAAAATATTATGCAGCCTTTATGAACAGGCTACAATGTCccagtttttcattgtgtacttaaAAAAGGGGCCAAgagattatatatgtatataatttcatGTTGTTTTTGTGAAACAGCATAAAAGTATTTCACAAACCCTTGTTTGGTAGTATAGAGAGATGAAGTAAGCCAGGCAGTCATATGAGTTAAAATAGAGGCTGCACCTTTAAgaacccagagaccaccagtatcccatcatgctgagcaggtgacagttgcttcagttGTGTCCCGGcttctgctgacaggaccctggagcattgagcacAGCCAATATTTGGCTTTTTACCTCAAAATGCTCAATTGAATTTAGTGAACAACCATTCCATATGATGTTGCTTTTTGTGTTTTCTCCTTACAGAAAATAGAGGTATTTTGACAGAAAAGTACCTTCTCTTTTTG is a window encoding:
- the PHRF1 gene encoding PHD and RING finger domain-containing protein 1 isoform X2: MDDEDSQEELINKNTALGKAKKSALLVLSDEDKGESGDETGSEGDESEEDEEESEGEGEGENENLEELDDDSGSYEDDDDDDEEDEDDQEEEDELDGAVGGADSLNSVPAVNGSRSSDEEGENCPICLNAFRDQVVGTPENCNHYFCLDCIVEWAKNANSCPVDRIAFSCICIRAHFAGAILKKVPVENHAAEDAEDDDSTNCEVCGRCDREDRLLLCDGCDAGYHMECLNPPLGSVPVDEWFCPECAVTNLPADEEEHISETEVATLMADVQPVSNRLRTNVVRTRAIARTRQSERVRETVNRLRTTTRRNEHVPRYLTSSLLDETIEAVVAGMNTAVYQRPLTPRVKTVRKKKTVRRKKGTGRKKPRGKVSTGSWMTGKKTKKRRRRFKGRTRRKTMAKKEVTTRTRIAKTLGLCKPVRGVSIPAVQRSTEPSLGLLRSDIGAASLSVFGDPFALDPYDSQEDQSTGPPSPLSTKRRVLSRSALRSHQPVARPVSVGLSRSLAAPTREHLVPVAATPAAVPDLLGSILSDQNRLMMNSSDIVINRDGSLLAKKSANTSSHKSGSGDSHEGGTSGDNRQETTSTPASGTSAQATSTETTLPSSEPPTTMRPSSTSLFPISPSYGSSPRSLDWMLNPTSKKTEGAFRVNSSFTPRAVQVQNIASGSRLGLKTTESPRFNGNNKKAVASNTLEGNGNQGSTSRVASAAHPPEPGAKRIDLSELPRIPKIRREVTIDNPETIVGKGGNSISDTCTSRVTGKGDSRRPSRFSDVETIKQSTKDSQELLMHVGALTTPSTCSSSVPHVSGEKVPDPSGMSTTGLKITINAGAGLSNRLFSPSTSSPFRPMDSKAQSKPDPVPVCPINKKEKTQKNEIYDPFDPTGSNSSSECSSPEREEPSVSTPECIKTSPDINRSLPEVTRVVPEVSRIAPEVARTSPEVTRVIPEVTRVIPEVTRVIPEVTRVFPEVTRTFPEVTRKLPEVTMTFPKVTMKFPDVTRKFPDVTRKFPEVTRKFPEVTRTFPEVTRTFPEVSLKFTDVTRKLPEVTRKLPEVTRTFPEVSSKVPELTRKFPGISRTIPEVTRTFPSDETKPGAFRSFRLLNASSKVGSSGLGSDFSDVPSANKSVRDVLFDDTIKDGSSATEIDRDIIKRDVEQDKVGGTGPFKNFHASVTLKMTPERTKSTEGHSTWGDADERTVMSAKSEPFTQQSKNKQQKAKRAHKDLRSPSRSRSDSSSRSRKRHKKDKKLISKERKRKKSKSRSRSFSKERNSRSASWTTEDERVKKTRHKNKSRKVFSDHSSSSSHERSKKKKMKELKKNKKKSSSSKDRRKTRSRSASYGSSSSEFYEAKKKKKRRSRSRERSRSSSVDRDKRRKRKAEKIYSHYDKEDSRSRTRERRRSKEKKKVRSRSTSPEVFKDFRHARSREEWQPHKEREVESAEASLSPHRVVKLTGTYGDSVPKLTVSYVEHIPKRTVHSLVVHPENKDPLAVERSKDSSDASFETDSDVETSSGEEKELKDGVKPPIKELSSEAVSVSGENENSHSGSSDYLHSSPKLETTCSTGSVTVNINSQSTHDMITDKGDNADHCSLPVECSEMEAVESSHELMQTPPEHRVMEDTIEDDMGSPLTVEKVDDDVDKMLDDNLSMIHSVCSLVGKGAVNVVTDDVPIMSNSGAQEMSADEVPDTSNNCEHITLDDRMHSTVAVASNNVLDGDTQDTVTDHTSSIVVGVVPDTLDDEAPSVLGEGMNEMSKGMDDKMGEASQNLGDVSNKFVDDLLELDNDAHKTECGNVDSEVGDHVKERIIEDADKEVNEGGNVDAVEGDQMVHFSSEPVYDFASRQSLDGAGHQSTVFLGKVVEDVPEQKDSCAGSGAEGFVSEEVERFSCHVTEDVALHQVDQISVNQMNEHSADKIDELASQQTGEVIGQHMNNVSGSVDSFAGRPMEDFARHLLEKLAGHGMVDFSDHQGDSSSVNQVVKIPGIGTDDVADYQEEDVAGYQEDDFTGDQSEMESSFQSSTQKSKTHVKRVTWNLEEEDDDTSTSEKASRVPFYKLQRAKEGPWKPPESMSQGPHQVYSPDVPLTPPLSSSLPTYTPVSEPSAQYVMTGSLPLLGCMTGSAVTSEPGNLTVASEPGSQSASTGDAEEKTTFPKPSLDRITQEYLKKLHIQERAVEEVKLAIKPFYQSREITKDEYKDILRKAVSKICHSKSGEINPVKVANLIKAYVERYKHLRKHKREIEEYRDMEPESP